One Vitis vinifera cultivar Pinot Noir 40024 chromosome 8, ASM3070453v1 genomic window carries:
- the LOC100249885 gene encoding protein LURP-one-related 10: MATDPIAAGPVAMPATAYQPLPNPITVVGQQFCAQYPVDLVIVKKVMTISDGNFAVTDVNGSVIIKVKGTLLSLRDHRVLLDAAGKPIVSLQSKMLSMHRRWKVFRGESSDPKDLLFSTKLSSIIQLKTALNVFLAANTKEEVCDFKLRGSWFDRSCTVYAGNSNTIIAKMHKKYNVQSVVLGKDTFAVTVYTNVDYAFIVALIVILEEINKD, translated from the exons ATGGCCACCGATCCAATTGCCGCAGGTCCCGTGGCAATGCCCGCTACAGCCTACCAGCCGTTACCAAACCCAATCACCGTCGTGGGGCAGCAATTCTGCGCGCAATACCCAGTGGATCTCGTCATCGTCAAGAAGGTGATGACCATATCGGACGGTAACTTCGCCGTCACTGACGTCAACGGCTCTGTCATCATCAAAGTCAAAGGCACTCTCCTGAGCCTCCGTGACCACCGTGTGTTGCTCGACGCCGCTGGCAAGCCGATCGTCTCTCTCCAAAGCAAG ATGTTGTCGATGCATAGGAGGTGGAAAGTGTTTAGAGGAGAAAGCTCAGACCCCAAAGACCTACTGTTCAGTACAAAGTTGTCGTCCATCATTCAATTGAAGACAGCGCTGAATGTGTTCTTGGCAGCCAATACAAAAGAAGAGGTTTGTGATTTCAAGCTCAGGGGAAGCTGGTTCGATAGATCCTGCACTGTTTATGCTGGCAATTCTAATACGATCATTGCCAAA ATGCACAAGAAATACAACGTTCAAAGTGTTGTGCTTGGAAAAGACACTTTTGCTGTGACTGTGTATACCAACGTCGACTATGCCTTCATAGTTGCTCTTATCGTGATTTTGGAAGAGATTAACAAAGATTAA
- the LOC100244761 gene encoding protein LURP-one-related 10, with product MATDPTAAGPVTVPAAAYQPLPNPMTVVGPQFCAQYPVDLVIVKKMMTISDGNFAVTDVNGSVIFKVKGTLLSLRDHRVLLDAAGKPIVSLQSKMLSMHRRWQVFRGESSDPKDLLFSTKLSSIIQLKTGLDVFLAANTKEEICDFKLKGSWFDRSCTVYAGNSNTIIAQMHKKHNVQSVVLGKDTFAVTVYPNVDYAFIVALIVILDEINDDKKD from the exons ATGGCCACCGATCCAACCGCCGCAGGTCCCGTGACAGTGCCCGCTGCAGCCTACCAGCCGTTACCAAACCCAATGACCGTCGTGGGGCCGCAATTCTGCGCGCAATACCCAGTGGATCTCGTCATCGTCAAGAAGATGATGACCATATCGGACGGTAACTTCGCCGTCACTGACGTCAATGGCTCTGTCATCTTCAAAGTCAAAGGCACTCTCCTGAGCCTCCGTGACCACCGTGTGTTGCTCGACGCCGCTGGCAAGCCGATCGTCTCTCTCCAAAGCAAG ATGTTGTCGATGCATAGGAGGTGGCAAGTGTTTAGAGGAGAAAGCTCAGACCCCAAAGATCTACTGTTCAGTACAAAGCTGTCGTCCATCATTCAATTGAAAACAGGGCTAGATGTGTTCTTGGCAGCCAATACAAAAGAAGAGATCTGTGATTTCAAGCTGAAGGGAAGCTGGTTCGATAGATCCTGCACTGTTTATGCTGGCAATTCTAATACGATCATTGCCCAA ATGCACAAGAAACACAACGTTCAAAGTGTTGTGCTTGGAAAAGACACTTTTGCTGTGACTGTGTATCCCAACGTCGACTATGCCTTCATAGTTGCTCTTATCGTGATTTTGGACGAGATTAACGACGATAAAAAGGATTGA